The Christiangramia flava JLT2011 genome has a segment encoding these proteins:
- a CDS encoding TlpA disulfide reductase family protein, translating into MKKISVLVMAIGLLFSCQDDKGFYLSGKVDGMEDGQKVFISEIDMQSRGPKTVDTAIVKDGKFEIDMEEQEMPNLNFLRFEGRNGNVVFIAENERIDFDIDKDTIYNSVVSGGKENKALYEYFDHLKALNRKMMGMQQDMRKAMMSQDTAKLQELQEAQVALRDNDRVFKENIFEKYNDRFVGAMVLADMLNMKTHTNEEVREKFEQLSDEIKKTSLAQSIKEKLDNSSATDVGSKAPDFTAPDPEGNTVSLSENLGKITILDFWAAWCKPCRQESPNLVKTYNEFKDKGLEIVSVSLDRPGQKDKWVQAIEDDNLGAWTHVSNLQFWQDPVARKYDIKSIPATFILDETGVIVAKNLRGEQLRTKIGELLK; encoded by the coding sequence ATGAAGAAAATTTCAGTTTTAGTAATGGCTATCGGCCTTTTATTTTCCTGCCAGGATGATAAAGGATTTTACCTTTCCGGAAAGGTAGACGGAATGGAAGATGGCCAGAAGGTTTTTATTTCTGAAATCGATATGCAGTCCCGCGGACCAAAAACTGTCGATACCGCCATTGTGAAAGACGGAAAGTTTGAGATCGATATGGAAGAGCAGGAAATGCCAAATCTGAACTTCCTGAGATTTGAAGGCAGAAATGGAAATGTGGTCTTTATTGCAGAAAATGAGCGCATCGATTTTGATATTGATAAGGATACCATCTATAATTCGGTAGTTTCCGGAGGAAAAGAGAACAAGGCACTCTACGAATATTTTGACCATCTGAAGGCATTGAACCGCAAAATGATGGGCATGCAGCAGGATATGAGAAAAGCGATGATGAGCCAGGATACTGCAAAACTTCAGGAACTGCAGGAAGCTCAGGTAGCACTTCGTGATAACGACCGTGTTTTTAAGGAGAATATTTTTGAAAAATATAATGATCGCTTCGTAGGTGCCATGGTACTTGCGGATATGCTGAACATGAAAACGCATACGAACGAAGAAGTGCGTGAAAAGTTCGAGCAGCTTTCAGACGAGATTAAGAAAACTTCTTTAGCCCAATCCATCAAGGAAAAACTGGATAATAGCAGCGCGACTGATGTGGGTTCCAAAGCTCCAGATTTTACTGCGCCAGATCCTGAAGGCAATACAGTAAGCCTTTCAGAAAACCTTGGAAAAATAACCATTCTTGATTTTTGGGCAGCCTGGTGTAAACCTTGTCGACAAGAAAGTCCGAATTTGGTGAAGACGTACAACGAATTCAAAGATAAAGGCCTGGAGATCGTGAGCGTTTCTCTGGACAGACCGGGTCAAAAAGACAAATGGGTGCAGGCCATTGAAGATGACAATCTTGGAGCCTGGACGCACGTTTCCAATTTGCAGTTCTGGCAGGATCCAGTTGCCAGGAAATATGACATCAAATCAATTCCCGCAACATTTATTTTAGATGAAACTGGCGTGATCGTAGCGAAGAATCTTCGCGGTGAACAATTGAGAACTAAAATTGGTGAACTACTGAAATAA
- a CDS encoding SIMPL domain-containing protein, translating into MKNVMLALALLAAIPLFAQNQKPSVSVNGEGTVQVIPDEVVIKSRIEHEGEDAAQVKKQNDQVVNQIIKYLKSQGVAEKDIETDYMNLNKRYKNYEQGTFTYVANQAISIRLHDLDSYEQIMKGLLENGLNRIDGIQFESSEKEKFEAEARKMAVLDAKRKASELLKPLGHELGQPISLSENQSSPVFPMYRMNDAVEMSAAKSDGQTIAPGELEIKITVNATFEIR; encoded by the coding sequence ATGAAAAATGTAATGCTAGCCCTGGCACTCCTCGCTGCCATTCCGCTTTTTGCGCAAAATCAGAAACCAAGTGTCTCTGTTAACGGGGAAGGAACCGTACAGGTCATTCCAGATGAAGTAGTGATCAAATCCCGAATAGAGCATGAGGGAGAAGACGCGGCCCAGGTCAAAAAGCAAAACGACCAGGTCGTGAACCAGATTATTAAATACCTGAAATCACAGGGTGTTGCTGAAAAAGATATCGAGACAGATTATATGAATCTCAACAAACGCTATAAAAATTACGAGCAGGGAACTTTTACTTATGTGGCCAATCAGGCAATCTCCATCAGGTTGCACGATCTTGATAGTTACGAGCAGATCATGAAAGGTTTGTTGGAAAATGGACTCAACCGTATTGATGGTATCCAATTCGAATCTTCTGAAAAAGAAAAATTTGAAGCGGAAGCCCGAAAAATGGCAGTTCTGGACGCCAAAAGAAAGGCTTCTGAATTACTGAAACCATTGGGGCATGAGCTGGGACAGCCCATTTCACTTTCAGAAAATCAAAGCAGCCCGGTTTTTCCTATGTATCGCATGAACGATGCCGTGGAAATGAGCGCCGCAAAATCTGACGGTCAAACAATCGCTCCGGGTGAGCTCGAAATCAAAATCACGGTGAACGCCACCTTTGAAATTCGATAA
- a CDS encoding rhomboid family intramembrane serine protease has protein sequence MGDLHIVTIIIIALNVIVSFKGFKDPVFFNTYRFNIGDIKAGSKHQIFTSGFLHANTSHLFVNMITLYFFANIVIYALGSTAFIMVYVASLLLGNFFSYYFHKHDYNYTAVGASGAVMGILYAAILLQPDMMLGLFFIIPVPAYVFGIGYLLYTIYGMKRNNDNIGHDAHFGGATAGYILTIVLAPWVFEAHLLMVLLLAVPIVILFFLHKTGKI, from the coding sequence ATGGGAGATTTGCATATTGTAACCATTATCATCATCGCGTTGAACGTGATCGTTTCATTTAAAGGTTTTAAGGATCCGGTTTTCTTCAATACATATCGTTTCAATATTGGTGATATCAAGGCCGGTTCCAAGCATCAGATCTTTACCTCGGGTTTTCTGCATGCCAATACCAGCCATCTCTTCGTGAACATGATCACGTTGTACTTTTTTGCTAATATCGTGATCTATGCGCTGGGATCAACTGCTTTTATTATGGTGTACGTGGCCAGTTTGCTGCTGGGGAATTTCTTTTCCTATTATTTTCATAAACACGATTATAACTATACAGCTGTGGGAGCGAGTGGAGCCGTAATGGGAATTTTATACGCTGCCATTCTACTGCAACCAGATATGATGCTTGGTTTGTTCTTTATCATACCAGTCCCAGCCTATGTTTTTGGAATTGGATATTTGCTGTATACCATCTACGGAATGAAGCGGAATAACGATAATATTGGTCATGATGCACATTTTGGCGGTGCCACGGCTGGTTACATCTTAACCATTGTGCTTGCTCCGTGGGTTTTTGAAGCGCATTTACTTATGGTCTTACTTTTGGCCGTTCCCATCGTCATTCTCTTTTTCCTGCATAAAACCGGCAAGATCTAG
- a CDS encoding lysophospholipid acyltransferase family protein: MQGLVFWLIYPILWLVSILPFRIFYLFSDCCYFVIYHLIGYRKKTVTANLKLALPEKSDVEIRQIRKKFYSHMCDMFLEMIKSMSISEKELKRRFTYTNLDFLRRLEEQNKSIIFMCGHYASYEWLISLQLHGLKFRSFGIYKKIRNHYFDQLIRDIRGKFDAKLISMYEATETIQRNETEGLPGNYAMIADQSPKLQRAKYWFHFMGVRVPVFEGSERLAKKLDMNVIYLHVEKKKRGFYEATFKPISENAPAEPPHKITRTFLDLLENQIRKNPEYYLWTHKRWKHKDSQPPAHAEIVD; encoded by the coding sequence ATGCAAGGATTAGTTTTCTGGTTGATATACCCTATCCTCTGGCTGGTTTCCATTCTTCCTTTCCGCATTTTCTACCTGTTTTCAGATTGCTGTTATTTTGTGATCTATCATCTTATTGGGTACCGAAAGAAAACGGTTACTGCGAATCTGAAACTAGCTCTTCCGGAAAAATCGGATGTCGAGATCAGGCAAATTCGCAAAAAATTCTATTCGCATATGTGCGATATGTTCCTGGAAATGATCAAAAGCATGAGTATTTCTGAAAAAGAACTCAAACGCCGATTTACTTACACCAACCTGGATTTCCTTCGTCGACTGGAAGAACAGAACAAAAGTATTATTTTCATGTGCGGACATTACGCCAGTTACGAATGGCTTATCTCCCTGCAACTTCACGGACTCAAATTCAGGTCCTTCGGAATCTATAAAAAGATCAGGAATCATTATTTTGATCAATTGATCAGAGATATACGCGGCAAGTTTGATGCGAAACTCATCAGTATGTACGAAGCTACTGAAACTATTCAGCGAAATGAAACTGAAGGTTTGCCCGGGAATTATGCCATGATTGCAGACCAGTCTCCAAAATTACAGCGTGCCAAATACTGGTTCCATTTTATGGGCGTACGCGTACCGGTTTTTGAAGGTTCAGAAAGACTGGCGAAAAAGCTCGATATGAACGTGATCTACCTGCATGTGGAAAAGAAAAAACGGGGATTTTACGAAGCTACTTTTAAACCGATCAGCGAAAACGCTCCGGCCGAGCCACCTCATAAAATCACCCGAACTTTTTTAGACCTTCTGGAAAACCAGATCAGGAAAAATCCAGAATATTATTTATGGACGCACAAGCGTTGGAAACACAAAGATTCGCAACCTCCCGCGCATGCTGAAATAGTAGATTAA
- the glmM gene encoding phosphoglucosamine mutase, whose amino-acid sequence MSLIKSISGIRGTIGGNTGDNLTPIDTVKFAAAYGTWLKAQSDKKSLKVVVGRDARISGKMIMELTMQTLVGLGIEVIDIGLSTTPTVEIAVPKEQADGGIILTASHNPKQWNALKLLNSKGEFLDAQAGARILEIAEKEEYHFADVDDLGKITSLKNYIDKHIEEVLALNLVDAEKVQQKKFKVVVDAVNSSGGIAIPPLLEKMGVEVIKLYCEPNGHFPHNPEPLKEHLGDICKLVQEEQADFGIVVDPDVDRLAFIDETGEMFGEEYTLVACADYVLSKTPGNTVSNLSSSRALRDVTEKHHGKYQASAVGEVNVVTLMKESDAVIGGEGNGGIIYPESHYGRDSLVGTALFLTFLAENGMKVSELRKSYPAYFMSKNKIELTPDLDVDGILKAVEQKYASENVSTVDGVKIDFPENWVHLRKSNTEPIIRIYTEAKSQKQADELAQRMIAEIKEIAG is encoded by the coding sequence ATGAGTTTAATAAAATCGATCTCCGGAATTCGCGGAACTATCGGCGGAAATACCGGGGATAATTTAACCCCAATAGATACAGTAAAATTTGCAGCTGCCTACGGAACCTGGCTGAAAGCACAATCTGATAAAAAATCATTAAAAGTCGTGGTGGGTCGTGATGCCCGAATTTCGGGAAAAATGATAATGGAATTGACCATGCAAACCCTTGTTGGTCTCGGCATCGAAGTGATCGATATTGGTCTTTCCACTACGCCTACCGTAGAAATTGCGGTGCCTAAAGAACAGGCAGATGGTGGAATCATTTTAACGGCCAGCCATAATCCAAAACAGTGGAACGCCCTGAAGCTTTTGAATAGCAAAGGGGAATTTCTGGATGCCCAGGCAGGAGCCAGAATCCTGGAAATAGCCGAAAAAGAGGAATATCATTTTGCTGATGTGGATGATCTGGGAAAAATCACTTCCCTGAAAAATTATATCGACAAACATATTGAAGAAGTGCTGGCTTTGAATTTAGTAGATGCGGAAAAAGTACAGCAAAAGAAATTTAAGGTAGTGGTAGATGCGGTGAATTCTTCCGGAGGAATCGCTATTCCGCCTTTATTAGAGAAAATGGGTGTTGAGGTCATAAAGTTATATTGTGAACCGAACGGTCATTTTCCGCATAACCCGGAACCTTTAAAAGAACACCTTGGAGATATTTGCAAACTGGTTCAGGAAGAACAGGCTGATTTTGGGATTGTGGTTGATCCAGATGTGGACAGACTGGCGTTTATAGATGAAACCGGCGAAATGTTTGGCGAAGAATATACGCTGGTGGCCTGCGCAGATTACGTGCTTTCCAAAACTCCCGGAAATACCGTGAGTAATTTGTCTTCTTCCCGTGCTTTGCGCGATGTGACCGAAAAGCATCATGGAAAATACCAGGCAAGTGCAGTAGGTGAAGTGAATGTGGTAACGTTAATGAAAGAATCCGACGCGGTTATTGGAGGAGAAGGAAACGGGGGCATTATTTACCCGGAATCTCATTACGGCCGTGATAGTCTGGTTGGAACCGCTTTGTTCCTTACTTTTTTGGCCGAGAACGGCATGAAGGTTTCGGAATTGCGGAAGTCTTACCCTGCCTATTTCATGAGCAAAAATAAGATCGAGTTGACGCCAGACCTAGATGTAGACGGAATACTGAAAGCAGTGGAGCAGAAATATGCTTCAGAAAATGTTTCTACGGTAGACGGGGTGAAGATCGATTTTCCTGAAAATTGGGTACACCTCCGCAAATCGAATACTGAGCCGATCATTCGAATTTATACGGAAGCTAAATCTCAAAAGCAGGCTGATGAGCTGGCGCAAAGAATGATTGCTGAAATAAAAGAAATAGCAGGTTAA
- a CDS encoding acyl carrier protein phosphodiesterase, which yields MNLYLPPMNFLAHIYLSAEIDELKIGNFIADSVKGKAYLKFPEMIQNGIILHRGIDSFTDGHPIVRKSTHRLFPFYSHYSGVIVDIFYDHFLAANWEEFSTTPLPQYTAGFYELLLKNRSILPKRVQQFMDFMIADNWLLSYASLEGIQKVLQGMNRRTGRRSNMDQSIVQLKEFYKDFEEEFRQFFPELQAYSEQRIEELL from the coding sequence TTGAATTTGTATCTTCCGCCTATGAATTTCCTGGCCCATATTTATCTTTCTGCGGAAATTGACGAGTTGAAAATTGGTAATTTCATAGCTGATTCCGTGAAAGGGAAAGCTTATCTGAAATTTCCTGAAATGATCCAGAATGGGATTATTCTGCACCGTGGAATTGATTCGTTTACTGATGGTCACCCGATCGTGAGAAAAAGTACTCACCGGCTTTTTCCATTTTACAGTCATTATAGCGGGGTGATCGTTGACATTTTTTACGATCATTTTCTGGCAGCTAACTGGGAGGAATTTTCAACGACCCCTTTACCGCAATATACAGCCGGATTCTATGAACTTCTTCTGAAGAATCGCAGCATATTGCCAAAACGAGTTCAGCAATTTATGGATTTTATGATCGCGGACAACTGGCTGCTAAGTTATGCCAGTCTGGAGGGTATTCAGAAAGTGCTTCAGGGCATGAACCGACGTACGGGTAGGCGCTCCAATATGGACCAGTCTATCGTTCAATTAAAGGAATTCTATAAAGACTTTGAAGAGGAATTTCGCCAATTCTTTCCGGAATTACAGGCATATTCGGAACAAAGAATTGAAGAATTATTATAA
- a CDS encoding M12 family metallopeptidase — protein sequence MKNSKLLLMGLLAFLTSCSQGESINEIANESNAIEVQDDFTEIAFPDQEGNWSDVYLYGRKLPVEEIGGKFVYQGDIFLPENQVSRTPQNLILQAGEDEASKSVGRTRFLWPENIVFYSIDPSLPSQQRVLDAIAHWESNTAVRFVERTDQSNYVYFTPGSGCSSYVGMVGGKQYITLADACSTGNAIHEIGHSLGLWHEQSRADRDEVITIHYDNIVSGREYNFYTYEESGWDGAEYTSSLDLGSIMMYSSYSFSANGQPTITRKDGSTFRAQRSGLSAGDIEGVNTLYPGSEPDTTDTSGTDTSTGTDPDTSTGGTETGTGETGGTGTETGGTETGTGGTETGSGGTETSTGGTTEPTTTTPTETEYINGETYTIEGVTVLRLDNKWWVYRGKSWKEVELVNGRWRYVK from the coding sequence ATGAAAAATTCCAAATTACTACTGATGGGCTTATTGGCCTTTTTAACTTCCTGTAGCCAAGGCGAATCAATTAACGAAATCGCAAACGAATCGAATGCGATTGAAGTGCAGGATGACTTTACTGAAATTGCCTTCCCAGATCAGGAAGGAAACTGGTCTGACGTGTATCTCTACGGAAGAAAACTTCCAGTAGAAGAGATTGGAGGTAAATTTGTTTATCAGGGAGATATATTCTTACCCGAGAACCAGGTTTCCAGAACTCCCCAAAATTTAATTTTACAGGCCGGTGAAGATGAAGCTTCAAAAAGTGTTGGCCGTACAAGATTTCTGTGGCCCGAAAATATCGTTTTTTACTCCATAGATCCTTCATTGCCTTCTCAACAGCGTGTTCTTGATGCTATCGCTCATTGGGAAAGCAATACAGCTGTTCGTTTTGTAGAACGAACAGATCAGTCTAATTACGTATATTTTACTCCCGGTTCTGGATGTTCCTCTTATGTTGGAATGGTTGGAGGAAAGCAGTACATCACTTTGGCTGATGCTTGTTCTACCGGTAATGCTATTCATGAAATTGGACACTCCCTGGGATTATGGCATGAGCAAAGCCGTGCAGATCGCGATGAGGTGATTACTATTCACTATGATAATATTGTAAGCGGTCGCGAATACAATTTTTATACTTATGAAGAATCTGGCTGGGATGGAGCGGAATATACCAGCAGCCTTGACCTTGGTTCGATTATGATGTATAGCTCGTATTCTTTTTCTGCAAACGGCCAGCCCACCATTACACGTAAAGACGGTTCTACTTTCCGCGCTCAGAGAAGCGGACTTTCTGCCGGTGATATTGAAGGAGTCAATACCTTATATCCTGGTAGCGAACCAGATACTACCGATACTAGTGGAACTGATACTTCTACCGGCACCGATCCGGATACCAGTACTGGAGGTACTGAAACTGGTACTGGTGAGACAGGCGGAACTGGAACCGAAACAGGAGGTACTGAAACTGGAACAGGTGGAACCGAAACAGGATCGGGAGGAACTGAAACCAGCACAGGAGGAACCACTGAACCTACAACCACCACTCCAACTGAAACTGAATACATCAATGGGGAAACCTATACCATTGAAGGTGTTACCGTGTTAAGACTGGATAATAAATGGTGGGTTTACAGAGGGAAATCCTGGAAAGAAGTAGAACTGGTAAACGGCCGTTGGAGGTACGTGAAATAA
- a CDS encoding M12 family metallopeptidase, whose protein sequence is MRKQKLFFLLPALAFFACSKDPVTDQTQISTENQATIINDEITEIAFPDQKGKVSDVYYTGMKLPVENVNGKHVYQGDILLPKGKVSKSPVQLVYEKGEAPTEKSTGRTSHYWPENTVYYEVDGSLGNSDRVYDAIRHWESNTNVQFVKRSGQSNYVYFTPGSGCSSYIGMIGGKQDITLADACTTGNVIHEIGHSLGLWHEQSRADRDSYITIHFDNIKSGREYNFETYVDSGYDGDEFTSKLDFGSIMMYSAYAFSANGEPTITKKDGSLYSAQRSALSSGDIQGINSMYGTSSSGGTEINYINGEYYTIAGLTVLRSWGLWYYYSDNLGWREVKLTDAGYWTYA, encoded by the coding sequence ATGAGAAAACAAAAATTGTTTTTCTTGCTACCGGCTTTAGCATTTTTTGCCTGTAGTAAAGACCCCGTTACTGACCAGACCCAAATTTCAACGGAAAATCAAGCAACAATCATTAATGATGAGATAACTGAAATCGCCTTTCCAGACCAGAAGGGAAAAGTGTCAGATGTCTATTATACCGGGATGAAGCTTCCGGTTGAGAACGTAAACGGTAAACATGTTTACCAGGGAGATATATTGCTACCAAAAGGTAAAGTAAGTAAAAGTCCTGTTCAGTTAGTATATGAGAAAGGAGAAGCTCCAACCGAGAAGAGTACTGGTAGAACTTCACACTATTGGCCTGAGAATACCGTTTACTACGAAGTAGACGGAAGTCTGGGAAATAGTGATAGAGTTTATGATGCGATTCGTCACTGGGAATCGAACACGAATGTTCAATTTGTGAAGCGTTCAGGCCAGTCTAATTACGTATATTTCACTCCAGGTTCTGGTTGTTCTTCATATATCGGTATGATTGGCGGAAAGCAGGATATAACTTTAGCTGATGCTTGTACTACCGGGAATGTGATCCATGAAATTGGCCATTCTTTGGGACTTTGGCATGAACAAAGCCGTGCTGATAGAGATTCTTATATCACTATTCATTTTGATAATATTAAAAGCGGCCGCGAATATAACTTTGAAACCTACGTAGATTCAGGTTATGATGGTGATGAATTCACTTCTAAGCTGGACTTTGGTTCTATTATGATGTATAGTGCTTATGCCTTCTCGGCTAATGGAGAACCTACCATTACTAAGAAAGATGGCTCACTCTACAGCGCACAAAGATCTGCTCTTTCGAGTGGTGACATCCAGGGTATCAATTCTATGTACGGAACCTCCTCTTCTGGAGGAACTGAAATAAATTATATCAACGGCGAATATTATACAATTGCCGGGCTAACTGTGCTTCGCTCATGGGGGCTTTGGTATTATTATTCTGATAATCTTGGCTGGAGGGAAGTAAAACTAACCGACGCCGGTTATTGGACATATGCTTAA
- a CDS encoding response regulator transcription factor: MEKKQLLIVSRDQALIDSITEKVSVVYEVTTEAAIHAAFNCALSLLPDTILFDKTSYNKVTDFKNLKNFKSTHFLTRSYLLVLSKREEIPMLNRRYKSIIDEFIPAIQDDERIAERIKKASFKNQVNFNYWYECFMGLFNLMAKPVLLLQQNAVLGMNDSFKKTFKIEQKDGLKLTDFVNIENKAKLKSSIRNFVRGKHHKAVTHTSILIGNDKVRNARISLSKLSRNITDQFIMIIDFAGEEYSINQAIGSRAGQIEKCFEENSELAEFCFTKREKEIMELLCKGYKTKEISETLFISPKTIEKHRSNIIKRTNSETILESVVFALNHKLIQSPFS; this comes from the coding sequence ATGGAAAAAAAGCAACTGCTAATTGTGAGCCGGGATCAGGCGTTGATTGATTCGATAACGGAAAAGGTGAGTGTGGTCTATGAAGTGACTACCGAAGCGGCTATACATGCTGCTTTCAACTGTGCACTCAGTCTTTTGCCAGACACCATATTATTCGATAAAACATCCTATAATAAGGTAACCGATTTTAAAAACCTTAAAAATTTTAAATCCACCCATTTTTTAACAAGAAGTTATCTCCTGGTGTTGAGCAAGAGGGAAGAGATCCCGATGCTTAACAGACGGTACAAATCGATCATAGACGAATTTATTCCGGCCATACAGGATGATGAGCGAATCGCAGAACGAATTAAAAAAGCTTCTTTTAAAAATCAGGTCAATTTCAATTACTGGTACGAATGTTTTATGGGGCTGTTCAATTTAATGGCAAAACCGGTCTTACTACTTCAGCAGAATGCCGTACTTGGAATGAACGACTCCTTTAAAAAGACTTTTAAAATCGAGCAGAAAGATGGCCTGAAGCTTACAGATTTTGTCAATATAGAAAACAAGGCGAAGCTGAAATCCAGTATCCGGAACTTTGTGAGAGGTAAGCATCATAAGGCTGTGACTCATACCTCGATACTGATTGGAAATGATAAGGTACGAAATGCCCGAATCAGTTTATCTAAATTAAGTCGCAACATTACTGATCAATTTATTATGATCATTGATTTTGCCGGTGAAGAATATAGTATTAACCAGGCAATTGGATCGCGTGCCGGCCAGATAGAAAAGTGTTTTGAAGAAAACAGTGAATTAGCAGAGTTCTGCTTCACAAAACGAGAAAAGGAAATAATGGAACTTCTTTGTAAAGGATATAAAACCAAGGAAATTTCCGAGACTTTATTCATTTCTCCGAAGACCATTGAAAAGCATCGTTCAAATATTATTAAAAGAACGAATTCAGAAACGATTTTAGAAAGTGTCGTGTTTGCTCTTAATCATAAGTTAATACAATCACCATTTTCTTAA